A genomic window from Vicinamibacteria bacterium includes:
- a CDS encoding PIN domain-containing protein, giving the protein MIGLFLDANVVFSAAYSTAGRAGAIFLLAQRGRCQLLTSPHALEEARRNIQLKYPERLRDLESIIPELRVTAEATPERVAWALAQSLPPEDAPILAAAVQAKADRLVTGDRTHFGRFYGKRLGGVKVVSPAQALAELMR; this is encoded by the coding sequence ATGATAGGCCTCTTCCTTGACGCCAACGTCGTCTTCAGCGCCGCGTACTCCACCGCCGGTCGAGCCGGAGCGATTTTCCTGTTGGCGCAACGAGGTCGGTGCCAGCTGCTGACCTCTCCTCACGCTCTCGAGGAGGCGCGACGAAACATTCAGCTCAAGTATCCCGAACGGTTGCGGGATTTGGAATCAATCATCCCAGAACTTCGCGTAACGGCTGAGGCGACGCCGGAAAGGGTTGCCTGGGCGCTCGCGCAATCATTACCGCCTGAGGATGCTCCGATTCTAGCCGCGGCTGTCCAGGCGAAAGCAGATAGGCTGGTCACCGGGGACCGGACACACTTCGGCAGATTCTACGGTAAGCGTCTTGGAGGCGTAAAAGTCGTGTCGCCCGCACAGGCACTTGCCGAGCTCATGCGGTAG
- a CDS encoding phosphotransferase has protein sequence MQSSKQPDRIEFLVEPADVAGLERYAREEGFLGDREALVSITRAGEGNMNLTLRLATTERTFILKQARPWVEKYPQIAAPPDRALVEIAFYETVSTRPRLRDAMPKLLGADRKARVVVLEDLGEAQDFTDLYGGATLAERELGELLSYAATLHEPFEALESERKQVFANREMRALNHHHIFELPLVEDNGLDLDAITPGLGDVALSLKRDSDYLGHVEELGKLYLADGEHLVHGDYFPGSWLRTPSGIRVIDPEFCFLGERSFDLGVFLAHLCLARQPQSLRDAVLHAYGDRRFTSLVRGFAGVEIMRRLLGVAQLPLTYGIREKTELLQTSRELVLTGGPT, from the coding sequence GTGCAGAGCTCGAAGCAACCTGACCGCATTGAATTTCTCGTGGAGCCGGCGGACGTCGCCGGCCTCGAACGCTACGCTCGAGAGGAAGGGTTTCTCGGCGATCGAGAAGCCCTCGTCTCGATCACCCGGGCAGGCGAGGGCAACATGAACTTGACCCTTCGACTCGCCACCACCGAGCGCACCTTCATCCTGAAGCAGGCGAGACCATGGGTCGAGAAATATCCCCAGATTGCGGCTCCCCCGGATCGTGCTCTGGTCGAGATCGCGTTCTACGAGACGGTCTCGACACGTCCGCGCCTGCGCGACGCGATGCCCAAGCTCCTGGGTGCCGATCGGAAAGCGCGTGTCGTCGTGCTCGAGGATCTGGGCGAAGCCCAGGACTTTACCGATCTCTATGGCGGGGCGACGTTGGCAGAAAGGGAGCTGGGAGAGCTCTTGAGCTATGCCGCGACGCTGCACGAGCCATTCGAGGCGCTCGAGAGCGAGCGGAAACAAGTCTTCGCCAACCGCGAAATGCGCGCGCTCAACCACCACCACATCTTTGAACTGCCGCTGGTCGAGGACAACGGCCTCGACCTCGATGCCATCACGCCTGGCCTTGGCGATGTCGCGCTCTCCCTCAAACGCGACTCCGATTACCTGGGCCACGTCGAGGAGCTCGGCAAACTCTATCTCGCCGACGGGGAGCACTTGGTGCATGGAGATTACTTTCCCGGAAGCTGGCTTCGGACCCCGTCAGGCATTCGTGTCATCGATCCTGAGTTCTGCTTTCTCGGCGAACGAAGCTTCGACTTGGGTGTCTTTTTGGCGCACCTCTGTCTCGCGCGCCAACCACAATCGCTTCGCGATGCAGTCTTGCACGCTTACGGGGATCGGCGTTTCACTTCTCTAGTCCGGGGATTTGCCGGCGTCGAGATCATGCGGCGGCTCCTCGGCGTCGCACAGCTGCCTTTGACCTACGGTATTCGAGAAAAAACGGAGCTCCTTCAGACCTCCCGAGAGCTCGTTTTGACAGGAGGACCCACTTGA
- a CDS encoding AbrB/MazE/SpoVT family DNA-binding domain-containing protein, with the protein MELVKLGKKGQLSIPKNVLKRLGIEGEALLILETTPDGAIRLRQAGVYPLEIYDEKRLKEFQEADRMSRKEAAKLKALIRK; encoded by the coding sequence ATGGAACTGGTCAAGCTGGGAAAGAAAGGGCAGCTCTCCATTCCCAAGAACGTTCTGAAACGACTGGGAATAGAAGGTGAAGCGCTCCTGATTCTAGAGACCACACCGGACGGGGCGATTCGGCTCCGTCAGGCTGGTGTATATCCGTTGGAAATCTATGACGAAAAACGGCTGAAGGAATTCCAGGAGGCCGATCGCATGTCCCGAAAGGAGGCAGCAAAGCTGAAGGCTCTCATCCGTAAATGA
- a CDS encoding P1 family peptidase: protein MSRLAAFLIVPLTIGFGARSFGQGGLTAVEGIRVGHHTLSEAPTGCTVVLAGTGALAAVDVRGGAPGTRETDLLSPENMVQEAHAIVLSGGSAFGLDAATGVMRYLEEKGIGFDVGVAKVPIVPAAILFDLGLSAKAGVRPGADCGYKAAAAAGTGPIAEGSVGAGAGATVGKLGGPGMAMKGGIGTWSFSLGDGLVVAALIAVNSVGDVIDPDSGRIVAGVRKPDGGFADAREMLRAGLPTRDRRGENTTIGVVATNARLSQAQATKVAQMAQDGLARTIYPVHTPVDGDTIFVLATGTLEGDVNLLSVGALAADATAQAVLRAVREAEGVAGFPSVRDLEAKGVKE from the coding sequence ATGAGCAGATTGGCTGCGTTCTTGATCGTGCCTTTGACCATCGGGTTCGGGGCGCGTTCGTTTGGACAGGGGGGATTGACCGCCGTCGAAGGAATCCGCGTCGGGCATCACACTTTATCGGAGGCCCCGACGGGCTGCACGGTGGTTCTCGCGGGAACGGGAGCGTTGGCCGCCGTCGACGTGCGCGGTGGCGCTCCAGGAACGCGCGAGACCGATCTCCTGAGCCCGGAGAACATGGTCCAGGAAGCTCACGCCATCGTCCTCTCGGGCGGAAGCGCTTTCGGACTCGACGCCGCCACCGGAGTCATGCGTTATCTGGAGGAGAAAGGTATCGGCTTCGACGTGGGGGTCGCCAAGGTGCCGATCGTGCCGGCCGCAATTCTTTTCGACCTCGGGTTGAGCGCGAAAGCCGGCGTGCGGCCGGGGGCGGACTGCGGGTACAAGGCGGCTGCGGCCGCGGGCACGGGACCGATTGCGGAAGGAAGCGTTGGTGCGGGGGCCGGCGCGACGGTGGGAAAGCTCGGTGGACCGGGAATGGCGATGAAGGGGGGTATCGGCACTTGGTCCTTCAGTCTCGGCGACGGGCTCGTGGTCGCCGCCCTCATCGCTGTCAACTCCGTGGGGGACGTCATCGACCCGGACAGCGGCCGAATCGTGGCGGGCGTGCGCAAGCCGGATGGAGGCTTCGCCGACGCCCGCGAGATGCTCCGTGCGGGCCTGCCGACGCGGGACCGCCGCGGCGAGAACACGACCATCGGCGTCGTCGCGACGAACGCCCGGCTGAGTCAAGCTCAAGCGACCAAAGTTGCCCAGATGGCACAAGACGGTCTCGCCCGCACGATCTATCCCGTGCACACGCCCGTCGACGGCGACACGATATTCGTCCTCGCCACTGGTACTTTGGAGGGCGACGTCAATCTGCTCTCCGTCGGCGCGCTCGCCGCGGACGCGACCGCCCAGGCCGTGCTGCGCGCGGTGCGCGAAGCAGAGGGGGTCGCCGGCTTTCCGTCGGTGCGCGACCTCGAGGCGAAGGGAGTCAAAGAGTGA
- a CDS encoding MerR family transcriptional regulator: MKRAKPPRRVTGDKPPRYLTIGQTARLLGLSPSTLRLWENAGLVRPARTDGRYRLYGVKSLERLKRIQYLRTAKHLNIAAIRHILGEDSGAAPPAVEPRLGNKLRQLRHRRRLKLHEVASRAEISTGFLSAIERSRANPSVATIHRLAGVLGVNVHQLFDHQKATKRVVHPNERRVYRPQPGVRVEFLATSTTALKSMLFRVAPGAGSEGTYFHDGEEFLYVLEGRLEIWLDEMDRYVLEPGDTLSFQSSYGHRWLNPSKTAEAVLIWVNTTPPME, encoded by the coding sequence GTGAAACGAGCGAAGCCACCGCGTCGTGTTACCGGGGACAAGCCGCCGCGTTACCTGACCATTGGCCAGACCGCGCGGCTCCTCGGTCTGAGCCCCTCCACCCTTCGTCTCTGGGAGAACGCGGGGCTCGTGCGTCCCGCGCGCACGGACGGACGTTACCGCCTGTACGGTGTGAAGTCTCTCGAGCGGCTCAAGCGCATCCAGTACTTGCGGACGGCCAAGCATCTCAATATCGCGGCGATCCGCCATATTCTCGGAGAAGACTCGGGTGCCGCGCCCCCGGCGGTGGAGCCTCGGCTCGGCAACAAGCTCAGGCAGCTACGCCACCGACGCCGTTTGAAGCTTCACGAGGTCGCTTCCCGAGCCGAGATCTCTACGGGTTTTCTCAGTGCCATCGAGCGTTCTCGGGCGAACCCTTCGGTGGCTACGATCCACCGGCTCGCCGGAGTACTCGGCGTGAACGTCCACCAGCTGTTCGATCACCAGAAGGCGACGAAACGCGTCGTGCATCCGAACGAGCGCCGCGTCTACCGTCCGCAGCCTGGAGTGCGGGTCGAGTTCCTGGCGACGAGCACGACTGCCCTCAAGTCCATGCTCTTCCGCGTCGCACCCGGCGCGGGGAGCGAAGGCACCTACTTTCACGACGGGGAGGAGTTTCTCTATGTCCTCGAGGGACGGCTCGAGATATGGTTGGACGAGATGGATCGCTACGTGCTCGAGCCGGGAGACACTCTCTCGTTTCAGAGCTCTTACGGACATCGCTGGCTCAACCCATCGAAGACGGCGGAGGCGGTCCTCATCTGGGTCAACACGACGCCGCCGATGGAATGA
- a CDS encoding ribbon-helix-helix domain-containing protein encodes MGTTRISAHVSEETKERLDRFVRRTGQTRARVIEDALLQHLEALEELPADVVVPARSVLTAGSARRVRDAMTRPRKPTKEMKRLFDDR; translated from the coding sequence ATGGGCACGACTCGTATATCTGCGCATGTTTCCGAAGAAACGAAAGAGCGCCTCGACCGGTTCGTCCGCCGCACGGGTCAAACGCGGGCACGGGTCATCGAAGATGCGTTGTTGCAGCACCTCGAAGCTTTAGAGGAGCTTCCCGCAGATGTCGTCGTGCCCGCTCGCTCGGTACTGACCGCCGGAAGCGCGCGGAGAGTGCGTGACGCGATGACGCGTCCGCGAAAGCCGACCAAGGAGATGAAGCGCCTGTTCGATGACCGCTGA
- a CDS encoding ribbon-helix-helix protein, CopG family, protein MAKTVTLRLDDEVYEELREAAEAENRPLSNLIETAALARIREQQFVDDAEMAEIRGNERLLERLKVGSKQARRRKGRFVE, encoded by the coding sequence GTGGCCAAGACGGTAACCTTGAGACTCGATGACGAAGTCTACGAGGAGCTGCGCGAGGCGGCCGAGGCCGAGAACCGGCCTTTGTCCAACCTCATCGAGACCGCTGCGCTCGCGAGGATCCGAGAGCAGCAGTTCGTCGACGATGCCGAGATGGCCGAGATTCGGGGCAACGAACGACTCCTCGAAAGACTGAAGGTCGGATCGAAGCAGGCGCGCCGTCGGAAGGGCCGATTTGTCGAGTGA
- a CDS encoding glycosyl hydrolase, protein MISAITLALALAQQPADDPMTSSTFDGLRFRSIGPALTSGRIVDIAVHPTDRKTYYVAAASGGVWKTTNSGTTWTPIFDDQPSYSIGCITIDPNDPLVVWVGTGENNSQRSVSYGDGVYKSLDGGKSWKNMGLQTSEHIAKIVVDPRDSKTVYVASQGPLWRSGGERGLYKTTDGGETWSPVLEISADTGVTDVEMDPRNPDVLVAASYQRRRHVWTLIDGGPESAIYKSTDAGASWAKVTKGLPTGDVGRIGLAQSPAEPDVIYAIIEATEDKGGVYRSLDGGWNWEKRGDHVSGSPQYYQELVADPLRAERVYSMDTWMMVSEDGGKTFARVGENFKHVDNHALYIDPDDTDYLLAGCDGGVYESFDRGATWHFKANLPITQFYRVEVDNDAPFYNVYGGTQDNFSLGGPSRTTTAHGITNADWFVTRGGDGFETVIDPENPDILYAQSQHGGLVRFDRKSGEEIFIQPQPGAGESELKWNWDSPIIISPHSPTRLYFAANRLFRSDDRGDSWRPVSPDLSAGIDRNALEVMGKVWSVDAVAKNNSTSMYGSIVSLSESPLLEGLIYVGTDDGLIQVTANGGADWFRTELPREVPERTYVSRVAASLHDTDTLYAAFDNHKMGDFKPYVFKSTDRGSNFVSISGNLPENGPVYTVVEDHQNPNLLFAGTEFGVYVTVDGGAHWTELSGGLPTISVRDIAIQRRENDLVLGTFGRGFYILDDYSPLRRVSADSLRSEALVFPVKRAWMYMESTPLGLRGKSFQGDSFYTADNPPFGAVFTYYLRDELQTRKKRRQEEEKRIEGEGGTIRYPNWDALRAEDRETEPAIFLTVRDDEGNVVRRLEGPMSKGFHRIAWDLRFPDSRPTRLKEIPPDNPFASPPQGPMVVPGTYEVSLSKRVEGVVTPLGEPQRFETVALGTATLPAEDKAALLAFQQETAALQRAVLGAARAVESTRERLDYIEKAILQAPEADPSLLDEARALEDRLYAIAVALSGDYTIGSRSEPAPLAIVERVQDIVSAQWQSTSAPTETSRANYRIAADAFEPVLEDLRTLIDTDVRALEQKLDAAGAPWTPGRLPSWRRR, encoded by the coding sequence TTGATCTCAGCGATTACGCTCGCGCTCGCACTGGCCCAGCAACCCGCCGACGATCCCATGACCTCGTCGACCTTTGACGGGTTGCGCTTCCGCTCCATCGGCCCCGCCCTCACATCGGGCCGGATCGTGGACATCGCGGTCCATCCGACGGATCGCAAGACTTACTACGTTGCGGCAGCCTCCGGAGGTGTGTGGAAGACGACGAATTCGGGCACGACCTGGACGCCGATCTTCGACGACCAGCCCTCCTATTCGATCGGTTGCATCACGATCGATCCCAACGATCCCCTGGTCGTCTGGGTCGGAACCGGCGAGAACAACAGCCAGCGGAGCGTCTCCTACGGCGATGGCGTCTACAAATCGCTCGATGGCGGCAAGAGCTGGAAGAACATGGGACTCCAAACGTCCGAGCACATCGCGAAGATCGTCGTCGACCCGCGCGATTCGAAGACGGTCTACGTGGCTTCACAGGGTCCTCTCTGGCGATCCGGGGGCGAGCGCGGCCTCTATAAGACGACCGACGGCGGCGAAACCTGGAGTCCGGTCCTCGAGATCAGCGCGGACACCGGCGTCACCGATGTCGAGATGGATCCCCGCAACCCCGACGTGCTCGTCGCCGCGTCCTATCAGCGGCGCCGTCATGTCTGGACGCTCATCGACGGCGGACCCGAATCCGCCATCTACAAGTCCACGGATGCCGGCGCGAGCTGGGCGAAGGTCACGAAAGGTCTGCCCACGGGCGATGTGGGCCGCATCGGCCTCGCTCAGTCACCCGCCGAGCCAGACGTGATTTACGCCATCATCGAAGCCACCGAGGACAAGGGTGGAGTCTATCGGTCGCTCGACGGTGGGTGGAATTGGGAGAAGCGGGGCGACCACGTGAGTGGAAGCCCGCAGTACTATCAAGAGCTCGTTGCCGATCCCCTCAGAGCGGAGCGGGTCTATTCCATGGATACGTGGATGATGGTAAGCGAGGACGGCGGCAAGACGTTCGCGCGAGTGGGCGAGAACTTCAAGCACGTCGACAACCACGCGCTCTACATCGATCCCGACGACACGGATTATCTCCTTGCGGGCTGCGATGGGGGTGTCTACGAGAGCTTCGATCGAGGCGCGACCTGGCATTTCAAGGCCAATCTTCCCATCACCCAGTTCTATCGCGTCGAGGTCGACAACGACGCGCCTTTCTACAACGTTTACGGCGGAACGCAGGACAACTTCAGTCTTGGCGGTCCCTCGCGCACCACGACGGCACACGGCATCACCAACGCCGACTGGTTCGTAACCCGAGGGGGTGACGGCTTCGAAACGGTCATCGACCCCGAGAATCCGGACATCCTCTACGCGCAATCCCAGCACGGCGGGCTCGTGCGTTTCGATCGAAAGAGCGGTGAGGAGATCTTCATCCAACCCCAACCCGGCGCCGGTGAGAGCGAGCTCAAATGGAACTGGGATTCTCCTATCATCATCAGTCCCCATTCGCCGACCAGGCTCTACTTCGCCGCCAATCGTTTGTTTCGAAGCGATGACCGCGGCGATTCCTGGCGGCCGGTGAGTCCCGATCTGAGCGCCGGCATCGATCGGAACGCTCTCGAAGTGATGGGCAAGGTCTGGAGCGTCGATGCCGTTGCCAAGAACAACTCGACCTCGATGTACGGAAGCATCGTCTCGCTCTCCGAATCCCCTCTCCTCGAGGGCCTCATCTACGTTGGCACGGACGACGGGCTCATCCAGGTGACGGCTAACGGCGGTGCCGACTGGTTCCGTACCGAGCTTCCGCGAGAAGTTCCGGAACGAACCTATGTCAGTCGGGTCGCGGCCTCGCTTCACGACACCGATACTCTCTACGCCGCGTTCGACAATCACAAGATGGGCGATTTCAAGCCGTACGTGTTCAAGAGCACCGACCGCGGCTCGAATTTCGTATCCATCAGCGGCAATCTTCCCGAGAATGGTCCCGTCTACACCGTGGTCGAGGATCATCAGAACCCGAACCTTCTTTTTGCCGGAACGGAGTTCGGCGTTTATGTCACCGTCGATGGGGGCGCGCACTGGACCGAGCTCAGCGGAGGTCTGCCGACGATCTCCGTGCGTGACATCGCGATCCAGCGTCGTGAGAACGACCTCGTCCTCGGCACTTTCGGCCGCGGCTTCTACATACTGGATGATTACTCGCCCCTCCGGCGCGTCAGTGCCGATTCGCTCCGAAGCGAGGCACTCGTCTTCCCCGTCAAGCGCGCCTGGATGTACATGGAGTCCACGCCGCTCGGCTTGCGCGGCAAGTCGTTCCAGGGCGATTCGTTCTATACCGCGGACAACCCTCCCTTCGGAGCCGTCTTTACTTATTACCTCAGGGACGAGCTGCAGACGCGCAAGAAGAGGCGCCAGGAGGAAGAAAAACGTATCGAGGGCGAGGGCGGGACGATCCGCTACCCGAACTGGGACGCGCTTCGGGCCGAGGACCGCGAAACCGAGCCAGCGATCTTCCTGACGGTGCGCGACGACGAAGGCAACGTCGTGCGACGGCTCGAAGGACCCATGTCGAAGGGCTTTCACCGCATCGCCTGGGACCTTCGGTTTCCCGACTCGCGTCCCACGAGGCTGAAGGAGATCCCTCCCGACAACCCGTTCGCCTCCCCGCCGCAAGGGCCGATGGTGGTGCCGGGCACGTACGAGGTTTCGCTGTCGAAGCGCGTCGAAGGGGTCGTCACACCACTCGGAGAGCCGCAGCGCTTCGAGACGGTAGCGCTCGGCACTGCGACTCTACCTGCCGAGGACAAGGCTGCCCTTCTGGCCTTTCAACAGGAGACCGCTGCCCTTCAGCGTGCCGTGCTCGGCGCCGCGCGTGCCGTCGAGAGCACGCGCGAGCGGCTGGATTACATCGAAAAAGCCATCCTCCAGGCGCCCGAAGCCGACCCCTCGTTGCTCGACGAGGCACGCGCTCTCGAGGACCGGCTCTACGCGATCGCTGTGGCTCTATCGGGTGACTACACGATCGGTTCGCGCTCCGAACCTGCGCCGCTCGCGATCGTCGAGAGGGTCCAGGACATCGTATCGGCACAGTGGCAATCGACTTCGGCGCCAACCGAGACCAGCCGAGCCAACTACCGTATCGCCGCCGACGCCTTCGAGCCCGTGCTCGAGGATCTGCGGACGCTCATCGACACCGACGTCAGAGCGCTCGAGCAGAAGCTCGACGCCGCCGGCGCACCCTGGACTCCGGGACGCCTGCCGAGCTGGAGAAGACGCTGA
- a CDS encoding type II toxin-antitoxin system RelE/ParE family toxin — translation MSSDYRIFETDQFANDLRTIARSGQRQVVAKLKQVVYPRLRQHPHFGPNIRKLKGYSPDTWRYRIGAWRFFYEIDDEERIVFMIAAEHRGSAY, via the coding sequence TTGTCGAGTGACTACCGGATTTTCGAGACCGATCAGTTCGCCAACGACCTACGGACGATTGCGAGATCTGGCCAGCGCCAAGTGGTAGCAAAGCTCAAGCAAGTCGTCTATCCACGGCTCAGGCAGCACCCCCATTTCGGTCCCAACATTCGAAAGCTCAAAGGCTACTCTCCGGACACATGGAGATATCGTATCGGGGCCTGGCGTTTCTTCTATGAGATCGACGATGAGGAAAGAATCGTCTTTATGATTGCCGCCGAGCATCGGGGCTCCGCTTACTAG
- a CDS encoding SDR family oxidoreductase produces the protein MSRESVFRLDGRVVAVIGAGSGIGEAIALGCARQGATTICLDVDEKAARRVADAVASEGARADAAAVDVREKADVASRLGAARETHGRLDGVVTTPGINFRKPLLSYTEDEFDKVVSLNLKGTFHVLQVAGEILGAQGNGSIVALSSIRSQVVEPGQSVYAMTKAGIVQLVRTLAAELGPKGVRVNAVAPGVVETPLTAPIKANERWYRAYADKNVLKRWARADELAGPTVFLLSDAASYVTGSVLFVDGGWTAADGRFDPPGM, from the coding sequence GTGAGCCGCGAATCCGTATTCCGCCTCGACGGGCGAGTGGTAGCCGTAATCGGCGCCGGATCGGGAATCGGTGAAGCGATCGCGCTCGGCTGCGCGCGGCAAGGCGCTACGACGATCTGTCTCGACGTCGACGAGAAGGCGGCGCGACGGGTTGCCGATGCCGTCGCCTCCGAGGGAGCTCGAGCGGACGCGGCGGCGGTCGACGTGCGAGAGAAAGCTGATGTCGCGAGCCGGCTCGGCGCGGCGCGTGAGACGCATGGGCGACTCGACGGGGTCGTGACCACGCCGGGGATCAACTTTCGCAAGCCGCTTCTCTCCTATACCGAAGACGAGTTCGACAAGGTCGTGAGCTTGAATCTCAAAGGGACCTTTCACGTTCTTCAAGTCGCGGGAGAGATTCTGGGAGCGCAAGGCAACGGAAGCATCGTGGCCTTGTCCTCGATCCGCTCGCAGGTCGTGGAGCCGGGACAATCGGTCTACGCGATGACCAAGGCGGGAATCGTGCAGCTGGTACGGACGCTCGCAGCGGAGCTGGGGCCCAAGGGGGTCCGCGTCAACGCCGTCGCTCCCGGCGTGGTCGAGACGCCGCTGACCGCGCCCATCAAGGCGAACGAGCGCTGGTACCGTGCCTACGCTGATAAGAACGTTCTCAAGCGGTGGGCGAGGGCAGACGAGCTCGCCGGGCCGACGGTTTTCCTTCTCTCGGATGCGGCCAGCTACGTAACGGGATCAGTTCTCTTCGTCGACGGAGGATGGACGGCTGCTGACGGCCGTTTCGATCCCCCGGGGATGTAA